The proteins below are encoded in one region of Patescibacteria group bacterium:
- a CDS encoding tRNA (adenosine(37)-N6)-dimethylallyltransferase MiaA, producing MINKLLVITGPTATGKTALGLKLAEKFNGEIISADSRQVYKFMNIATGKDTQHFQWGIDLVTPDQQFNVSDWTNYAVGVIGEIWKRNKLPIIVGGTGQYIKELLHPSPTLHIPPDEEIRKQLLHCSIAVLQNKLREADRTRWEKMNESDRNNPRRLVRAIEVAKQNIEHRILNAGIEANILIIGLEAPLEVLCQRINRRVEERIKAGALAEKEKLLKMGYQPNAFGYLEKSIEEWKTHEHQYAKRQLNYLKKYLPEIHWYDVGAEDVEPTVAKWYSESNGS from the coding sequence GAGAAATTATTTCGGCGGATTCCCGGCAGGTCTATAAATTTATGAACATCGCGACGGGCAAAGATACTCAACATTTCCAATGGGGTATCGATTTGGTGACGCCGGATCAACAGTTTAATGTTTCGGATTGGACGAACTATGCAGTAGGAGTAATTGGGGAAATATGGAAGAGAAATAAACTGCCGATAATCGTCGGCGGGACGGGACAATACATTAAAGAACTGCTGCATCCGTCGCCGACACTGCATATACCGCCAGACGAAGAAATTAGAAAGCAACTGTTACATTGTTCCATTGCAGTATTGCAAAATAAATTACGGGAAGCCGATAGAACCAGGTGGGAAAAAATGAATGAATCGGACAGAAATAACCCCAGAAGACTGGTAAGGGCGATAGAAGTGGCGAAGCAGAATATTGAACATAGAATCTTGAATGCGGGGATAGAAGCAAATATTTTGATAATTGGACTGGAGGCGCCATTGGAAGTGCTTTGTCAACGCATTAACAGGCGGGTAGAGGAACGGATAAAGGCCGGAGCTTTGGCAGAAAAAGAAAAGTTATTAAAAATGGGTTATCAACCGAATGCTTTTGGATACCTTGAAAAGAGTATTGAAGAATGGAAGACCCATGAACACCAGTACGCGAAGCGGCAACTAAATTATCTGAAAAAATATCTGCCGGAAATACACTGGTACGATGTCGGAGCTGAAGATGTAGAGCCAACGGTAGCTAAATGGTATAGTGAAAGTAATGGAAGTTAA